The proteins below are encoded in one region of Clostridium estertheticum:
- a CDS encoding AraC family transcriptional regulator produces the protein MGTIILLNNTLEYIERNLETALNIDDISKVACSSRYHFQRIFHALTGFTVTQYIKNRRLTLAAEDLVATDKRVIDIALKYGYESPEAFTKAFKRLHGISPSALKKLNGKIKAFPKLSFQISIKGEHEIIYKIVEKEAFKVFGAEFATTRVDDAAYREIPKFINKIFEDGTHDRMNEILGNPKGTLLNGFHYGFEEDGTRKYIMGAEQFEKYIPDEFTILEVPKLTWAVFEGNGAVPNNLIIQDIWRRIYSEWFPSSGFEQVKGPCIEKNFWDDKNPGEYKCEVWIPVKINNF, from the coding sequence TTGGGAACAATAATATTACTTAATAATACGCTTGAATACATTGAAAGGAACTTGGAAACAGCACTTAACATAGATGACATATCAAAAGTCGCATGTTCATCTCGATATCACTTCCAGCGTATTTTCCATGCATTAACAGGATTTACGGTGACTCAGTACATAAAAAATCGAAGACTTACCCTTGCTGCAGAAGACTTGGTTGCAACAGACAAAAGAGTAATTGATATAGCATTAAAATATGGTTATGAAAGTCCAGAAGCATTTACTAAGGCATTTAAAAGACTGCATGGAATATCACCGTCAGCTTTAAAAAAGCTTAATGGAAAGATTAAAGCTTTTCCCAAACTTTCTTTTCAAATATCAATAAAAGGAGAACATGAAATTATTTATAAAATAGTTGAAAAGGAGGCTTTTAAAGTATTTGGTGCAGAATTTGCAACAACTAGAGTTGACGATGCAGCCTATAGAGAGATACCAAAGTTTATTAATAAGATTTTTGAGGATGGAACACATGATAGGATGAACGAAATTCTTGGAAACCCCAAGGGCACTTTGCTAAATGGATTTCATTATGGATTTGAAGAAGATGGAACAAGAAAATATATAATGGGAGCTGAACAGTTCGAAAAATATATACCAGATGAATTTACTATACTAGAGGTGCCAAAACTTACATGGGCAGTATTTGAAGGTAATGGAGCTGTGCCCAATAATTTGATTATACAGGATATTTGGAGACGCATATACTCTGAATGGTTTCCCTCCTCTGGATTTGAACAAGTGAAAGGGCCATGCATTGAAAAAAACTTTTGGGATGATAAAAACCCTGGTGAATACAAATGTGAAGTATGGATTCCTGTGAAAATAAATAATTTCTAG